The following coding sequences lie in one Pseudoalteromonas sp. Scap06 genomic window:
- a CDS encoding OmpA family protein: MMLTKSLLSVTVVAVLLSGCEMNNTGKGAAIGAAAGGILGKATGNHKDKRIFIGAAIGALAGAAVGDYMDKQEAAFRDELAGSGVEVVREGDNLRLVMPSNITFATDQSYISSGFHDTLNAIASVMNKYEKTYLSVEGHTDSTGKDSYNMTLSEQRAQSVKNYLVNQQIMAARVSTSGFGESRPIATNDTANGRAQNRRVEIQIVPNTQG; this comes from the coding sequence ATGATGTTAACCAAATCACTTTTAAGTGTCACTGTCGTTGCCGTATTACTTTCTGGCTGTGAAATGAATAACACGGGTAAAGGCGCCGCTATTGGTGCTGCAGCAGGGGGAATTTTAGGTAAAGCTACAGGTAACCACAAAGATAAACGTATTTTTATTGGTGCAGCTATTGGTGCGCTAGCGGGTGCAGCTGTAGGTGATTACATGGATAAACAAGAGGCTGCTTTTCGTGATGAACTAGCAGGTTCGGGAGTTGAAGTGGTACGTGAAGGTGATAACTTACGCTTAGTGATGCCATCTAATATTACGTTTGCGACTGATCAATCTTATATTTCATCGGGCTTTCATGACACTCTAAATGCGATAGCAAGTGTAATGAATAAATACGAAAAAACCTACTTAAGTGTCGAAGGTCACACCGACAGCACGGGCAAAGATAGTTACAACATGACTCTTTCAGAGCAGCGAGCACAAAGTGTAAAAAATTACTTGGTAAACCAACAAATTATGGCTGCACGAGTAAGCACTAGCGGCTTTGGTGAATCACGCCCAATTGCCACTAACGATACCGCGAATGGTCGCGCGCAAAACCGCCGCGTCGAAATTCAAATAGTGCCTAATACACAAGGTTAA
- a CDS encoding ABC transporter transmembrane domain-containing protein, translated as MPTDKPASDKAAFSALFPIFNFIKPYKWVVLGALVALLATAGVNLSLGQGVKFVIDHGFIAGSQAQLQQAVLVLIGLISLLAVGTFSRFYLMSWIGERVSNDIRKAVFNRIVTLHPSYFEENRSGELMSRLTTDTTLLQSIIGSSFSMALRSALMLVGGLIMLLVTNLKLTLVVVACVPLVLVPMLVFGKKVRKLASSSQDAIADISTYAGEIIQNIKVVQSYSHEQQEQFAFANETEKAFNVAKSRIKQRSFLIAAVIFLTFSAISAMLWVGGSDVLAGTMTGGELGAFVFYAIMVAMSVATVAEVYGELQRAAGAAARLLELLAVESKIQNPEIPQDNQLHTTTSNSAISLEGISFNYPSRPDVSALNNISLNIETAKTVAIVGPSGAGKTTLFELLQRFYDPASGTIKFHNINIKQLSLNTLRNKMGMVAQNPILFSSDVMHNIRYGNPSASDEQVYAAAKHAHADEFIKQLPQGYNSFLGEQGVRLSGGQKQRIVLARAILKDPEILLLDEATSALDAQSEHHVQAALEHLMQNRTTLIIAHRLATVKHADMIVVMENGEIKATGTHQQLMANNPLYQKLCELQFNLD; from the coding sequence ATGCCTACAGACAAGCCTGCTTCAGATAAAGCCGCCTTTAGCGCTTTATTCCCTATATTCAATTTTATTAAGCCTTATAAATGGGTGGTTTTAGGGGCTCTAGTAGCATTACTTGCCACCGCAGGGGTTAATTTATCGCTAGGCCAAGGCGTTAAGTTTGTGATTGATCATGGCTTTATTGCCGGCTCGCAAGCGCAGTTACAACAAGCTGTTTTGGTATTAATTGGCTTGATCAGTTTATTGGCGGTGGGCACATTCAGCCGATTTTATTTAATGTCGTGGATTGGCGAGCGAGTCAGTAACGATATTAGAAAAGCTGTATTCAATCGTATTGTTACTTTGCATCCGAGTTATTTTGAAGAAAACCGCAGTGGCGAGCTGATGTCGCGACTCACTACCGACACTACCTTATTACAATCTATTATCGGCTCATCATTTTCTATGGCGCTGCGAAGCGCGCTAATGTTAGTCGGTGGTTTAATTATGCTACTTGTTACTAATTTAAAGCTTACCTTAGTCGTCGTGGCCTGCGTCCCTTTAGTACTGGTGCCTATGTTGGTTTTTGGTAAAAAGGTACGCAAACTTGCAAGTTCTAGCCAAGATGCGATTGCAGATATCAGCACCTATGCTGGTGAGATCATTCAAAACATAAAAGTTGTACAGAGTTATAGCCATGAACAGCAAGAGCAATTTGCTTTTGCTAATGAAACTGAAAAGGCCTTTAACGTTGCCAAAAGCCGCATTAAACAACGTTCGTTTTTAATTGCAGCAGTTATTTTTCTTACCTTTAGCGCTATTAGTGCCATGCTCTGGGTAGGCGGTAGTGATGTGCTCGCAGGCACTATGACGGGCGGTGAACTTGGCGCGTTTGTATTTTATGCCATTATGGTGGCCATGTCGGTTGCCACCGTCGCAGAGGTTTACGGTGAATTACAACGCGCCGCAGGAGCAGCAGCAAGGTTACTCGAGCTACTTGCGGTTGAAAGTAAAATACAAAATCCCGAAATTCCACAAGATAATCAGTTGCATACAACTACCAGTAACAGTGCAATTTCACTTGAAGGTATTAGTTTTAATTACCCTTCTCGCCCAGATGTAAGCGCATTAAATAATATCAGCTTAAATATTGAAACAGCTAAAACTGTGGCTATTGTTGGCCCTTCCGGTGCGGGTAAAACCACCTTGTTTGAACTGTTACAGCGTTTTTATGATCCTGCCAGCGGAACAATTAAATTTCATAATATAAATATTAAACAGTTGTCATTAAACACCTTACGCAACAAAATGGGTATGGTGGCACAAAACCCGATTTTATTTAGTTCTGATGTCATGCATAACATTCGCTATGGCAACCCAAGCGCCAGTGACGAGCAAGTTTATGCAGCCGCTAAACATGCCCATGCTGATGAATTTATAAAACAGTTACCACAAGGCTATAACAGCTTCTTAGGTGAGCAAGGTGTAAGGCTATCGGGTGGGCAAAAGCAACGTATTGTTCTTGCTCGCGCCATTTTAAAAGACCCAGAGATACTGCTACTTGATGAGGCTACCAGCGCGCTTGATGCGCAAAGCGAGCATCATGTTCAGGCTGCACTTGAGCACTTAATGCAAAATAGAACAACGCTGATTATTGCCCATAGACTGGCCACGGTAAAACATGCCGATATGATTGTAGTAATGGAAAATGGCGAAATAAAAGCCACAGGCACTCATCAGCAATTAATGGCAAATAACCCTTTGTATCAAAAACTATGTGAATTACAGTTTAATTTAGATTGA
- the chrA gene encoding chromate efflux transporter, producing MLIAIFRQFFFLGCMSFGGPAAHLGYFKHHFVDSLRWLSISRYSQLISLSQALPGPGSSQVSFAIGVERAGVLGGITAFIGFTLPSFLIMTLLAISAHQFDAVYFAVITGLKLFAVVIVADATLSMAKSFCSNLILKLIAVISTLALVLLPMLGTQIIILLIAAAVGAIWPLLKLSDLSQQTSSDQGKVNWVALSLFALLLGVSFIPIGQEFALFAPFYQAGAMVFGGGHVVLPVLQAGVPTLSDDQFLTAYASAQAIPGPMFTIATYLGAQLNTEQPIMGAIIATLLIFTPGFLLMLAFQKSWINLASKPRFASSIAALNAAVVGFLAAALYSPIWTSAINSVWHIALVIAAFTWLRMKKPPIWWLLLLFIGVGLGQHYWAL from the coding sequence ATGTTAATTGCGATTTTTAGGCAGTTTTTTTTTCTTGGCTGCATGAGTTTTGGCGGCCCTGCCGCCCATTTAGGTTACTTTAAACATCACTTTGTTGATTCGCTGCGCTGGTTAAGTATCAGTCGCTATTCACAGCTAATAAGCCTCAGTCAAGCTCTGCCTGGCCCTGGCTCTAGTCAGGTTAGCTTTGCAATTGGAGTAGAGCGTGCAGGTGTACTCGGTGGCATCACCGCATTTATTGGTTTTACCTTGCCTTCTTTTTTAATAATGACACTGCTTGCTATTAGTGCTCACCAATTTGACGCCGTTTATTTTGCTGTGATCACCGGATTGAAGCTCTTTGCTGTAGTGATTGTTGCCGATGCGACCCTTAGTATGGCCAAAAGCTTTTGCAGCAACCTAATCCTTAAGCTAATTGCAGTTATAAGCACCCTAGCTCTTGTTCTACTGCCGATGTTAGGTACACAAATTATTATTTTACTGATTGCGGCCGCAGTCGGCGCTATCTGGCCACTCTTAAAATTAAGTGATTTATCACAGCAAACTAGCAGTGATCAGGGGAAAGTTAACTGGGTTGCACTTAGTTTATTTGCGCTACTGCTTGGAGTTAGCTTTATTCCAATAGGGCAAGAATTTGCGTTATTTGCGCCTTTTTACCAAGCTGGTGCTATGGTATTTGGTGGCGGGCATGTTGTGTTGCCAGTACTTCAAGCGGGTGTGCCAACGTTAAGTGATGATCAATTTTTAACGGCTTACGCCAGTGCTCAGGCTATACCTGGGCCTATGTTTACAATAGCCACCTACTTAGGCGCGCAGCTAAATACCGAGCAGCCAATAATGGGCGCAATCATAGCTACATTATTGATATTTACCCCAGGGTTTTTACTGATGTTGGCATTTCAGAAAAGCTGGATTAATTTAGCCAGTAAGCCCCGCTTTGCCAGCTCAATTGCCGCGCTTAATGCCGCCGTAGTTGGTTTTTTAGCTGCAGCATTGTATTCGCCCATTTGGACTTCAGCTATTAATAGTGTGTGGCATATTGCATTAGTGATTGCTGCATTTACGTGGCTACGTATGAAAAAGCCACCTATTTGGTGGCTATTATTGCTCTTTATTGGTGTTGGCCTTGGACAGCATTATTGGGCACTTTAA
- a CDS encoding mechanosensitive ion channel family protein — protein MTKTHLQELITPWFEKVPDAFFLSAITASSIGILSLLFVYLFTRRLMLPGIQKVVTKLSPERIGSLSPMLTKLNKRIACLLCCVLFLATFDSVYPVNAIAQEILKTIGQALLIIYIGFIISSIVSIAGAIYNQLDFAREVPIQGLIQVVKLITFIVCSILIVSIVLEKSPTYILSGFGAIAAVTLLVFKDTILGFVASIQIAANRLVTYGDWIQVDNYGADGEVIDLGLNTVKVRNWDNTITTIPTYMLVAGSFKNWRGMQESGGRRIKRSLNIDMNSIFLVDDDFKAQIEAAIPLQEYIRLGTLPDPVSNLGLFRRYAEGYLKQHSKINTSLTLMVRELQPLNHGLPIEFYCFSEDKRWISYEHLQAEIMDHLLAVLPVFGLRAYQSVSGQLSPADGVNMAGKPSIKVPNNAVQGQHQ, from the coding sequence ATGACCAAAACACACCTACAGGAGCTAATTACTCCTTGGTTTGAAAAAGTCCCCGATGCTTTTTTTCTCAGTGCGATCACGGCCTCATCCATTGGCATCCTTTCTTTATTATTTGTTTACTTATTTACGCGTCGCTTAATGTTACCGGGTATTCAAAAGGTGGTGACTAAACTCTCGCCTGAGCGTATTGGTTCATTGTCACCGATGTTGACCAAGCTCAATAAACGAATTGCCTGCTTGTTATGTTGTGTACTTTTTTTAGCCACATTTGACAGTGTTTACCCCGTTAATGCAATTGCCCAAGAGATCCTTAAAACCATTGGCCAAGCATTATTAATTATTTATATAGGTTTTATTATTAGCAGTATAGTGAGTATTGCTGGCGCTATTTATAACCAATTAGATTTTGCCCGCGAAGTGCCTATTCAAGGGCTAATTCAAGTAGTGAAGCTGATCACCTTTATTGTGTGTTCAATATTAATTGTTAGTATTGTGCTTGAAAAATCGCCGACTTATATTCTTTCTGGTTTTGGTGCGATCGCCGCTGTTACTTTATTAGTATTTAAAGACACCATATTAGGTTTTGTCGCCAGCATTCAAATTGCCGCTAATCGTTTAGTGACCTATGGGGACTGGATCCAAGTAGATAACTACGGCGCCGATGGCGAAGTAATTGATTTAGGACTTAATACTGTAAAAGTGCGAAACTGGGACAACACCATAACGACTATACCCACTTATATGCTGGTGGCCGGTTCATTTAAAAATTGGCGCGGTATGCAAGAATCTGGTGGGCGACGTATTAAACGTTCTTTAAACATTGATATGAACAGCATCTTTTTAGTTGATGATGATTTTAAAGCGCAAATAGAAGCGGCAATACCACTGCAAGAATATATTCGACTAGGCACACTTCCCGATCCGGTGTCGAACTTAGGGCTATTTCGTCGCTATGCAGAGGGTTACTTAAAGCAACACAGTAAAATCAATACCTCGCTCACACTTATGGTGCGTGAACTTCAACCGCTTAACCATGGCCTACCGATTGAGTTTTACTGCTTTAGTGAAGACAAACGTTGGATATCGTACGAGCATTTACAAGCTGAAATTATGGATCATTTACTGGCCGTATTACCGGTGTTTGGACTGCGCGCTTATCAAAGTGTCAGTGGGCAGTTAAGCCCAGCTGACGGGGTGAATATGGCGGGCAAACCTAGTATTAAAGTGCCCAATAATGCTGTCCAAGGCCAACACCAATAA